Below is a genomic region from Methanomethylovorans hollandica DSM 15978.
TTTCCGAGTACGTATTCTAGACAGTCTGACATGTGACCTCCTCAAGAGTACAATGGGGCGCATTCGAATGTTTCTTTATGTGCGTTATGTAGATATCTTACAATCAGATGTGATGCAGTGCATGAGAATTGTATTGTAAGGATGTCAGCGGCACATTTATAGATTGCAGCATAAGCGATTCCTGTTGTGAATGATAAATTGAGGTTTCCTGCAACTAATACATATATCACTCCATATTCAATTGAATTCATTATTGTTGCAATTACCATGTAATTTCCTGCATAGGTGATGATATCTGGAAGATATATTCCCTGGAATGTTTTTGTTCTAAATGCTTCAACTGATAAAGTAAGTCCAACTAATACTGAAGCAAAAATTAAACTATATATATCAGAATAATTGACTGTCTGGGTTAGAATCTGTATTATCTTTGGGATGAATACAGCGAGTGAAAATAGAGCCCATGAGGTTAAAGTTGTTCTAAGAGCTAATTTATCAGGTATATCTTTATTTGAAATGAACAATACTCTTCCAAGGATAATTGTTCCTATTGCTAGTAAGCTTGTAATTGCACCTATAAGTGGAGATAATGATCCAAGTATAATCCCTACTATAGTTGTAATGAAAAGTATAATAGCTGGTCTTTTGTTTTCAACTGCTTTCATAAATTTCACCAATTTAGATGTCGTATAGCTGTGAGGTTACATCTGATAATGCTTTTCCAAGGCCAACTAATTGTGATTCAAATGGCATTTGGTTATGAGCTTCACTTATTAATGTGCTGGCACCATCTGCAGCATGGTAATCAATTACTTCATATCCTTCTGTGGTGGATTTCAATATCATCCATCCTGGTCCTTGTACGGTACCGGATTTAGTTCCACGGTAGTTTCCAATTACCTTTTCATCAGAAGCCGGTGATCCCACTGCCCGAAGGCCTGCGTATCCTGAAGATCCAGAATGTATAACGAGTTCATATCCCGCAGGTATTGGGGTCTTGGACATATAGTTTAGTCCAATATCATTATATGTGTCAAGCACTTGGTAGTGCGTGGCTGTTGTATATATTTGAGATTGGACTAACATTTGGGAAATCGGATTCACCATTCCTACGCTATTTGCAAAAGCCGTCAGGAGAATGACTGCTGCGAAGATGTCCTGAAGTATATCTACTGTATTAGTCATAATTCTCCTGAGGGGTGTTTTTTCTAATCCATTTATTCATAGTCTCTATAGCTATTGGGTGAGTATTTCTCATCCGGATGTGGTATGCTACTATTGCAAGATAGCTTATTGTCTTTTCACGTAGACTGAATTTATCCAGAATAATAGTATCACTACATTCATCACAAAGGACAGTAGGTATTTGGATTTTTTCGTATTTTAATATATAGTAGTAATGATTCATATCTGTGCCGATGCATTCAAATCCATTTTTCTCATAGAAAGCTCTTGCTTTGTCAGAGAATTCAGATTTATTAGATACTGTTACAACTATATCTTTAGATTCAGCAATAGCAAATCTCTTGATCTGGTTAATGGTTTCGGTACTATGTCCTTTTCTTTGCTGGAGGCTATAGAGTAGAATGATATATATTTGATCAAGTTTTGGATTACTGTATATATATCCCACAGATGATGCATAACTAAATCTTTTTGAGATTAACGGATAAAAAGCATCGAAAGCAAGTTGCATGAATGAAGGGGAGGAGTAAATCTGCTTTGCAGCAGTTATACCCTCTTTGGTTTTACTCAAATTATTCATTATTCTCGCCTCGATTGATAATTTCCATTATTTGATCGATATTCTCATTCTCATCAGTCGTTTCATCTGTTTTGTCTTCTAGTCCCGGTAATGTGTAATCCTTTTTCTTGACTGGAATGGTTTTAGTCTCGTTTGCTCCAAGGCTACCCTTTAACGTGAAACCTTTTTCACCAATGTTTACAATCATTACTTTATTATCAGTCAAAGTTGGGGGCACGATGTTGGTATTGAAGGATATATTCTTCTCAAATATAGCTGGCTTCTGACCTCTATTGCTAATAACAATATTGTATTCTGCAGTTGCTTCTGTTATCTTCATCTTGAAGTTTGGCAATCTCTTGTACCAGAACTTGTACGCCATTGCTCCGACCAGAAGAACGGCTGCAAGACAAGCTACTACTGTAAATGCTGTTTTCTTCAGTTTATTGCTCTCATATTCTTTGACAATAGATTCGCATTGTTTCCTGAAGTCATCAGAAACTTGAATATTGTTATCTACAATTGTTTTTGCTAATGTGTATTTTGTACTTGGTGCTTGTAAAAGTGGTATTAGGTTTTTGCTATCATATGGTATAGTATAGTTGCTCTTTTGTGCATCAGGCAATGAATCATAGATACCCATAAATGTATCTATTTGGGTAGTTAATTGTACCAGATTATTTGTATTTACCTGATGTGTTGAATCATCATTTGGCCATGATTCGATTTCTTTGAGTAGATCCTGTATTGCTGGTACGATAGGATCATAGTACATATCGACATACTGCATCCTAAGCTCTTGAATAAGTGTGTTGTTTGATTTGGCTATTTCAACAGCATTACTATTCAATAGTGTGTGTATTGTATAGCTTTGCTCTTCTGTGATCAGTGGATTCTGCGTTAAAGCCGATAGATCTGCTGTCGTAATTGGAATTGTGTATGGACTATACATCCTTTCATTGATCAGGTTATTGATTGCTACATCTGCAGCGAGAATTGATGCAGTACCATACGATTGTTTGATAAGGTATTCAGCATTTGTATTTTCATTCCAGTTTGCTATAATTGCTGATTCTTCATCGATGTTCGGATTCTCTGATATCCGATTCAATACGTTTTTTAGTGTTTCGATATCTACACTCTTTGTATAGTAGATCTCTACAGAGGGCTTATTATCAGAATCATATGATAGAAATACTTTCTTATGTGGAATAGACATACACTGGATTCTTGCTTCCTGAATAGCTGCAAGGTACACTGCATTTCTGATGTTAGAATTCTTAATACTGTTCAAGTAGAAATCTGCTTTTGCTAGGTATAGATCTGCTAGTTGATCAGAACTATACATTTCTACAAAGTCTGGATAACTGCTAATTGTTTTAGATAATCTTTCGTTGGCGTTGACGTAAATTGCACAGAACTGATTGAG
It encodes:
- a CDS encoding GNAT family N-acetyltransferase, with the protein product MNNLSKTKEGITAAKQIYSSPSFMQLAFDAFYPLISKRFSYASSVGYIYSNPKLDQIYIILLYSLQQRKGHSTETINQIKRFAIAESKDIVVTVSNKSEFSDKARAFYEKNGFECIGTDMNHYYYILKYEKIQIPTVLCDECSDTIILDKFSLREKTISYLAIVAYHIRMRNTHPIAIETMNKWIRKNTPQENYD